From a single Gimesia fumaroli genomic region:
- a CDS encoding OadG family protein, translating to MKRISFKIPMLIVFLVLIACGEILSGLLIQHVNGAETEASPAKESAIEAVKPQAVPGKGAPITVPGKKDHLSMIRDDAWLEDPFKNIQTDVKSVITDFDQGQTKQPVKTTQPRIISRLDLLVEMLEKQCKSGGGAAGGNPTRAANQSTLGKGPGGQGKLRAPDKKGRNWADLTPKQREKILQSRTEGFPPGYEDILADYFRRLARNQGVEKNQTTSEKQK from the coding sequence ATGAAACGTATCTCATTTAAAATACCGATGCTAATCGTATTTCTGGTTTTGATTGCCTGTGGAGAGATTCTTTCGGGGCTGCTCATACAGCACGTCAATGGGGCAGAAACGGAAGCCTCGCCGGCAAAGGAAAGTGCCATTGAAGCCGTCAAGCCTCAGGCTGTGCCGGGGAAAGGTGCACCGATCACAGTTCCAGGAAAGAAAGATCATTTGTCGATGATCCGTGATGACGCGTGGCTGGAAGATCCGTTTAAAAATATTCAGACCGATGTGAAGTCCGTCATTACGGATTTTGATCAAGGACAAACGAAGCAACCGGTCAAAACAACACAGCCACGGATCATTTCGCGGCTGGATCTGCTGGTGGAGATGCTGGAAAAGCAGTGTAAGAGTGGAGGCGGAGCAGCAGGTGGGAATCCGACCCGGGCCGCGAATCAGTCGACACTGGGAAAAGGTCCCGGCGGTCAGGGGAAATTACGGGCACCGGACAAAAAAGGCCGCAACTGGGCTGACCTGACCCCCAAGCAGCGCGAGAAAATTCTGCAGTCTCGTACGGAAGGATTTCCTCCCGGGTATGAAGATATTCTGGCTGACTATTTTCGTCGTTTAGCCCGCAATCAAGGCGTGGAAAAGAATCAAACAACTTCTGAGAAACAAAAATAA